The following DNA comes from Pseudomonas triticicola.
TGCAGCCTGCTTTTGCTGGATTGAAAGCAGAATCTGAGTGTAGGCAGAGTATGAAAAACCTCCGCACTGCTGAACGAAGTTTGCCAATGACTGTTTAACTTGGCCTAGCAGGCTTTTCCTCAGAGCGAGGGCTTGTTGCCCCTCCGCGCTCGTCGCACCCTTAAGCTGCTCTACCCGCGCCTGCTTGTCTGCCTTTTGCAGGCGCTTTTCTTCACCAAAGCTCACCATCCCTATCCAAGAAAGCATTGGTTCGCAATTGGTTGCACTCCAATCCTTAAATACCCCAGCATTTGTATCTATAACTGCATGAGCGGCCAGCTTAATTTCGGCAATCTTCCTATCGGCATCCTGCCGGTACTCCGCAATTTTAGATCCGCCGTAAGCCTGAAACTGCTTTAAATACTCACGTGCATAATCGAAGCACTCTAATCGGAACGCACTTAACTCTACGACAGCTTCTGGTGAGATAGAGCTATTGACGTGTTTGTATGCAACTGCGGAGTCAAAATATTTCAGAGCCTGAGCCTGGCCACCAAAACCGTCCAGCTCTGTCCAATTTTGTACAGAACCGCCCCGTAGCTTATAGCTAAAGGACGGCAGAACCTTGCTAGAAGAACGAACATTATTCAGGGGCTCTTTCGGTTTCTCAGGATTTGCCAGGATTTTAAATGCCTGGCATATGCTCGATTTCCCGGCGCCATTCCGCCCAAACACTAGTGTTATACGCTTCGATAGATCCAACCTTAGCATCCCGCCTAATTTCTTAAATCCAGAGAAGTCCGACAGACTCTCCAGATGAAACGGTTGGATTGCGTCGCGTGCATTTGCTTTCAGCACTGGGGGAGTAGCTGCCGCAGGTGCAAAGGTTTCTCGCCCGCAAAACAGCCTCCAGAGGCGCTCAAGCTCGTCTGGAGATAGGTTGCCTCCGTCTGAGTTGATTGCAGCTTCACACACCGCGTGAAACCACTCCTCTTTCACCGAATCTCGGTGAGCCAAAAGATAACCTGTTGCATCACTATGCGCGGCCATTTTGACCTCCCTTTCCGGATGACTCAGTCACTATAGAGCACATTGCCATTAGCGCTATTATTCAATGTGAAGTGGTCTGATGCAGACCGGCTTCCATTAAGCGAAAACCCTCTCCATATAACCGTTTTGAAGTGACCAGATGAATCACTGCAAAGGGTCGGACGCGGCCCTTCGCGACGGGCGAAAACCGGCCAAGAGCAATCTCTGACGTAGTGCATTTGAGCCATAGCCCCGCGAGTTGAGGTCAACCTGAGATAACCGGACTTACCCATGATTCGCTGTAGACATATCGATGATCGCCTCGTAACCTCCGCCCTGTCTCACCTCTTCTCATCCTTCATCGATGGCACCTTGCTGAATGGCTTACAGAGGGGGCACGGAAAAAGTACATATTCGACGCATCCCTAAATGTGTCTCCCACTCACGCGAGCCGGTATGTGCATGCGAATATTTGTAAGCTATAGCCACCAAGACAAGCCCACGGTCGACGCCATTGTCGACAGGTTGAAGCTCGCAGGACATGAGATATGGATCGATCACCTCAGGCTTAGGCCTGGCGACAACATCTCTCGAAAGATCGAGGAAGGAATTGAAACTTCTGATGCGGTATTGGTAGTCGTCAGTGCTAATTCTCTCAGCTCCAAGTGGGTTCAGCAGGAATTTTCATCACTTGCTCTGAGCGAAATATCAAAACGTGCATCAAGAGTTATTCCAATCCTCATCGACTCTAGCTCGGTTCCGAGCTATCTATCAAAATATCTCTATATTGATTTAACAAAAGATCTAGAGGCTGGCCTCACCTCGCTTGTACAATCTTTAGATGTCGTTAAACGCAAAGATATTGCGCAGCCACGTCGGTCGCCCCAAAAGCGTAATGACACTCACACTTCGCAGATTGCTAACTTAGGAGCAGCTTTGAAGTCTGGCCGCTTGACACTTGTTTGTGGCGCAGGAACTTCGGTTGAAGCGGGAATACCGGTTTGGAGTGAGCTTCTTTTGAGCCTCCTCAAATCTATGATCGAACGCCTTTCAAAAAATCATTCGCTGAATTTGGGCTTCAATGCAGCAGAGGAATTCAACAAGCGCCACGGTGCTTCATCGCTGATACTTGGAAAGTATCTTAAAAACAACCTGGGTAATGATTTTGGCAAACAGGTTCGGGATGCTCTCTATCGGAAAAACCCAACCACGTGCGATCTAATCGACGCGATCGTTGATGTTTCTCGACCACAGCGTGACGGCAAGCCACTCGACTCCATCATTACATTTAACTTTGACGCGCTGATCGAGGAAAGTCTTTCCGCCGCGAATGTAAAAAGCCGTGCGATCTATACTGAAGCAATCAAACATGATCCCAACGAGCTACCCGTTTATCACGTTCATGGGTATCTTCCTAGGACCGGGAAGATCCCCAGCGATAATGACATCGTTTTTAGCGAAGATGCCTACCACGGTCAGTTTATCGATCCATTCAGTTGGTCGAATCTGATTCAATTAAATAAACTCACTCACAATACGTGCCTGTTCGTTGGAATTAGCCTCACCGATCCAAATATGCGCCGTCTGCTGGATGTAGCTTGGAGAAAAAATCCGGACAAGTCTGTTACCCACTACATCCTCAAAAAGGTCCCTCGATTCGGATCCGCTGATGATGTGCTTGACGATCTTGCACGCCTATTGGAGGAGCAGGACGCGAATGCATTGGGTATAAACGTGATCTGGGTTGATAGCTACGATCAAATTCCAACAATTATTCGATCCCTCAGATAGAAAGGGGGGCTTTCGTCTGTCGTTTTGGAGCGGCAGCTATTGGCCGATTGCTACCATCGCCATGGGCGCCTTGCTAGCAGACCATGCATTGACCTCACGAAACAGCGCTTCAAACACCTGAACTCTCCGCAATCCGCCCTTCCCCCCGCAAAAAATCCACAAACGCCCTCAGCGGCGAAGGCATGTGGCGGCGGCCGTGGTAGTAAAGAAACGGGCCGTCGAAAGCCTGCCACCAGTCCTCGAGAATCGGCACCAGTCGACCATCGGAGAGCGGCTCGCGCAGGAAGTCCTCGAAGGTATAGACGATGCCCAGCCCGTTGATGGCCGAGCGAATTTTCAGATCGTGCGACGACGTCAGCAGTTGCCCCTGAGGCGGGATACGTACGATACGGCCGTCTCGATGGAACTCGAATACGCCGACTTTGCCACTCTCGAACCGATGGCCAAGCAGGTCATGGCCCGGCAGTTCTTCGGGGTGAGTGGGCGTACCGCGTTCAGCCAGATAGCGCGGGGCGGCGGCTGCAACGAAGCGTTGGCGACGCGGGCCGATGGGCACGGCGATCATGTCTTTGGCCAGGCTCTCTTCATAGCGCACGCCGGCGTCATATCCGCCAGCGTTGACGTCGACAAAGGCGTTGTCCATCACGACTTCGACACTGACCCCTGGATAAAGGCGCAGAAAACGCGCCAGCAGGTCGGGCAACAGAAAGCGTGCCACCGGCACTGGCACATTGAGCTTTAGCGTGCCGACCGGGCGCTGAGCGTCATCGTCCAGATCGTTGAAAGCGGCGTCGATTTCTTGCAAGGCCGGGCGCAGGCGCTCGAGCAATCGCTCGCCGGCGGCCGTCGGCGTGACGCTGCGCGTGGTTCGGTTGAGCAGGCGCACGCCCAGGTCGCTTTCCAGCCGGCGCATGCAATCGCTCAGCGACGAGGCGGACAGCCCGCGCTTTTGCGCGGCAGCACGGAATCCCCCCGCCTCGACCACCGCAGCAAATATCGACACATCGGTAAGGTTGGGTTTACGCATGAATGCTTCCTCCGCAGGCGGCTGACTGTACGCCATAGCGTACGGGCCATCCACCAATGCCCGACTTATCCTCGCGCATTCGTACACCGATACTGCTCACTCGCCCCCGCCAACCGGGAACCTGTCACGCGAATGAGATTTCTCCGATGAGCCATTCACCCGCTACGCCGAGCAATACTGCGACCCAACGCCTTCTCAAGGCCGCCCGAATGCTGTTCGCCATTTCTGCGATGGCCGGCACACTGGCTGCGCAGGCGACTTCCCGAACGGAGCCGAAGCCGGACTGGTCAACCCACGATATGCCCAGCCAGAAAGGCCGCATCGTGCTGGTGACCGGGGGAACCAGCGGCATGGGCTATGAAGACGCGCTGGCCCTGACGCGCGCCGGTGCCGAGGTGATCATCGCCGCGCGCAACGCCGAGCGCGGCCGCGAAGCGATCGCAAACATCAAGCAAGCCGTGCCCAAGGCGCGCGTGCAATTCGAAACGCTGGACCTTGCCAATCTGCAATCGGTGCGCGACCTCGCCAACCGTCTGCGAGGGCGCCTGCCGAGGCTCGACGTGCTGATTAACAATGCTGCGATCATGTCGCCGCCTGTTCGAGGCGTTTCCGCCGATGGCTACGAGATGCAACTGGCGACCAATTACCTGGGGCATTTCGCCTTGACCGGCCTGCTGATGCCCCTGCTACGCAAAAGCGACGATGGTCGGGTGGTCAGCCTGTCGAGCATCGCCGCCGGGCGCGCAAGCCTGAACTTCGATGACCTGCAGGCTGAGCGCAGTTACGACCCTTTCGCCAGCTACAGCCAATCGAAACTGGCGGTTCTGAAGTGGAGTATTGAGCTGCAGCAGCGCAGCGATGCCGCCGGTTGGGGGATACGCAGCATCGCCGCGCACCCCGGCGTTGCCGTGACCGAACTGATCGCCCGTGGGCCTGGCCTGGACAGTGAATTCGGCAAACAATGGGCAGTAGAGCGGGACAGGTATCATTCCGCAGCGCAGGGCGCGCTGCCCACCTTATATGCGGCGACGGCGCTGGAGGCGGTTGGCGGCGCCTACTACGGCCCTACCGGTGATAACGAAAAGCGCGGGCCGCTGGGCTTCGCCAAGATGCCGCCGGCCGCTGCCGATCGCTCGAATTCGGCCACACTGTGGCAACTCTCCGAGCGACTGACCGGCGTCACCTACCGCTGACCGCCCAGCACGGGCAGGCCCCGTGCCATTGCCCCGCCACTCCCACAGGAGCGCAACATGGATACGTCTCTTCTCGCCCACCGCGCCGGCGCCATCATCAATGCCGAGGCTGACGAGCTGCGCCCTGCGCTCAACGGTTTTCTGCTGTTCGTTTGCCTGTTCGCCGGCTATTTCATGCTCCGTCCGATCCGCGAATCGATGGGCATCTCTGCCGGCGTCGAGAACTTGCAGTGGCTGTTCACCGCGACCTTCCTGGTCATGCTGGCGGCCGTTCCGCTGTTCGCCTGGCTCAGCGCACACGTACCGCGCCTGCATTTCGTGGACTGGGTATACGGATTCTTCTGCACCAATCTGCTGTTGTTCGCCGCCTTGTTCCTGGGCGAGGAAAGCCCGTGGCTGGCGCGCGTGTTTTACGTGTGGATATCGGTCTACAACCTGTTTGTCGTATCGGTCGCCTGGAGCCTGATGGCCGATGTATTCGACAGTGCCCAGGCCAAACGTCTGTTCGCGTTCATCGCGGCGGGCGCCAGCGTCGGCGGCCTGAGTGGCCCTGCGCTGAGCGCCTTGCTGATCGGTCCGCTGGGCGAGTCCGGCCTGATGCTGCTGGCCGCTGTTCTGCTCGGCGCTGCGATGTGGTTCAAGCGCCAGCTGATGCGCTGGCGTGAACGGGGTGGCGCAGGACGCCCCGATGCCGCGCCGAGCGAAAGCCCTCGCAGGCCGTTGCCGGGCAATCCGTTCAGCGGTATGACGGCCGTTTTGAAATCACCCTATCTGCTCGGCATCTGCGGTTTTGTGGTGCTACTGGCGACAGTCTCCACCTTCCTTTACTTCGAGCAGGCACGCGTCGTCGCCGAACACTTCCCGGACCGCGAGGCGCAGGTGCGCGTGTTCGGCATCATCGACTTTGTCGTGCAGGCGGGCGCCCTGCTCTGTCAGCTGTTCATCACTGGGCGCCTAGCGCAAAGGCTCGGCGTCGGCGTGCTGTTGGCCATGGTGCCGCTGGTGATGTGCGCGGGGTTTATCGGGGTGATCTTCGCGCCCAGCTTTGGCCTGATCGCCGCGCTGATGATCGTGCGCCGCATCGGTGAGTACGCCTTCGTGCGCCCAGGCCGAGAGATGCTGTTTGCCCCGCTCGATGCCGAAAGCAAGTACAAGGCGAAGAACTTCATCGACACAGTGGTCTACCGCGCCGGCGATGCCATCAGTGCCTGGGCGAAAAGCGCGCTGGACGCCCTCAGCCAAGGTGCAGGCATGGCAGCGCTGGTCGGCGCGTTGTGTGCACTGCTGTGGGGGCTGCTGGGATGGCGACTCGGCGAGCGGGCGGACCGCCGAGCCAGTTTGTCGGCGGCGCGGCAAAACCCAGCGTAGCGCGGTCCATTCGAGAGACGAGGATTTTCCCGAAAGCATTCGCCATGCACAGGGCCAGACTTTACAGACTGACTGACGGCTGACCGCTCCACCAGGGAACTGCCGGTGCCAGGCATCGTCCGAGCTTAAGCGTTTAAGCAAACTGCTCGCCACGAGGTTTCCGTTTGAAAGCTGCCATCGTCAAAAAATACCGTCTGATCATCAAGACCCTCGGCTACGTGGGCTGGTCTTTGTTCTGGTTGCTGCTCTGGGACATCGCCGTCACCGTCGACTTCATGCTGTTTCTCAACGCCAAGCTGAACCTGCCGTTGATGCCGCTGACCTTGCTCGGTTCGGCGTTGATCGTGTTGATCAGTTTTCGCAACAGCAGCGCTTACAACCGCTGGTGGGAAGCGCGGACGCTGTGGGGGTCGATGATCAACAATTCCCGCAGCTTTGCCCGGCAGGTGCTGACGCTGCTGGACGACGCAGGTGGCGAGGTGAACCCGGTCAAATCGACGCTGTTGCGCCGCCACGTCGCTTACGTGAATTGCCTTGCCGCGCATCTGCAAGGCCAGCCTTGTCCCGACGAGGTACGGGCCTTTATTCCCGCCGAAGAGTTCGCCCGCAGTGGCACAACCAATAACTTTGCCAACGATATCCTCACCGGCTCGGCGACGCTGCTCGCTCGCGAATACAAGGCCGGGCACCTGGACAGTATTCGCCTGGCGCGGCTTGAGTCGACCCTGGTGGACTTGTCCAACAGCCAAGGCGGCATGGAGCGAATCGCCAATACACCGCTGCCCTACCCTTATGTGTATTTCCCACGGTTGTTCATTTCGCTGTTCTGCCTGATCGTCCCGATAGGTCTAGTGGAATCCCTCGGCTGGTTCACGCCGCTGGCGTCGACCGTGGTCGGGTTCATGCTGCTGGCCATCGAACGCATCGGCACCGATCTGCAAAGCCCGTTTCGCCACAGCGAACACCAGATTCAAATGGAAGCGCTGTGCGAAACCATCGAAAAGAATTTGCAATCGATGCAGCGTGATTCGTTGGGGGATGTGCGCAGGGTTGAAGAGCCCGCTTGAGGCGCTGCTTTAGCAGCAGCGCTTTTCATCAGATGCGCAGTAACTATTGACGAGTGTCCGCCGCCTCGGCCGGGTAAAACTCTCCCTGCTTGCCCATTTCTTCGAGTCGTTCGCGCGCTACCGCCTCAACACGGGCCACTGCGTCTCGATCGTCAGGGTCAACCAACTGCAAGCACAGGCGTCGAACATTTTGGTCATGGGTCCC
Coding sequences within:
- a CDS encoding bestrophin family protein — translated: MKAAIVKKYRLIIKTLGYVGWSLFWLLLWDIAVTVDFMLFLNAKLNLPLMPLTLLGSALIVLISFRNSSAYNRWWEARTLWGSMINNSRSFARQVLTLLDDAGGEVNPVKSTLLRRHVAYVNCLAAHLQGQPCPDEVRAFIPAEEFARSGTTNNFANDILTGSATLLAREYKAGHLDSIRLARLESTLVDLSNSQGGMERIANTPLPYPYVYFPRLFISLFCLIVPIGLVESLGWFTPLASTVVGFMLLAIERIGTDLQSPFRHSEHQIQMEALCETIEKNLQSMQRDSLGDVRRVEEPA
- a CDS encoding SDR family oxidoreductase — translated: MSHSPATPSNTATQRLLKAARMLFAISAMAGTLAAQATSRTEPKPDWSTHDMPSQKGRIVLVTGGTSGMGYEDALALTRAGAEVIIAARNAERGREAIANIKQAVPKARVQFETLDLANLQSVRDLANRLRGRLPRLDVLINNAAIMSPPVRGVSADGYEMQLATNYLGHFALTGLLMPLLRKSDDGRVVSLSSIAAGRASLNFDDLQAERSYDPFASYSQSKLAVLKWSIELQQRSDAAGWGIRSIAAHPGVAVTELIARGPGLDSEFGKQWAVERDRYHSAAQGALPTLYAATALEAVGGAYYGPTGDNEKRGPLGFAKMPPAAADRSNSATLWQLSERLTGVTYR
- a CDS encoding LysR family transcriptional regulator, which codes for MRKPNLTDVSIFAAVVEAGGFRAAAQKRGLSASSLSDCMRRLESDLGVRLLNRTTRSVTPTAAGERLLERLRPALQEIDAAFNDLDDDAQRPVGTLKLNVPVPVARFLLPDLLARFLRLYPGVSVEVVMDNAFVDVNAGGYDAGVRYEESLAKDMIAVPIGPRRQRFVAAAAPRYLAERGTPTHPEELPGHDLLGHRFESGKVGVFEFHRDGRIVRIPPQGQLLTSSHDLKIRSAINGLGIVYTFEDFLREPLSDGRLVPILEDWWQAFDGPFLYYHGRRHMPSPLRAFVDFLRGEGRIAESSGV
- a CDS encoding NTP/NDP exchange transporter encodes the protein MDTSLLAHRAGAIINAEADELRPALNGFLLFVCLFAGYFMLRPIRESMGISAGVENLQWLFTATFLVMLAAVPLFAWLSAHVPRLHFVDWVYGFFCTNLLLFAALFLGEESPWLARVFYVWISVYNLFVVSVAWSLMADVFDSAQAKRLFAFIAAGASVGGLSGPALSALLIGPLGESGLMLLAAVLLGAAMWFKRQLMRWRERGGAGRPDAAPSESPRRPLPGNPFSGMTAVLKSPYLLGICGFVVLLATVSTFLYFEQARVVAEHFPDREAQVRVFGIIDFVVQAGALLCQLFITGRLAQRLGVGVLLAMVPLVMCAGFIGVIFAPSFGLIAALMIVRRIGEYAFVRPGREMLFAPLDAESKYKAKNFIDTVVYRAGDAISAWAKSALDALSQGAGMAALVGALCALLWGLLGWRLGERADRRASLSAARQNPA
- a CDS encoding TIR domain-containing protein codes for the protein MRIFVSYSHQDKPTVDAIVDRLKLAGHEIWIDHLRLRPGDNISRKIEEGIETSDAVLVVVSANSLSSKWVQQEFSSLALSEISKRASRVIPILIDSSSVPSYLSKYLYIDLTKDLEAGLTSLVQSLDVVKRKDIAQPRRSPQKRNDTHTSQIANLGAALKSGRLTLVCGAGTSVEAGIPVWSELLLSLLKSMIERLSKNHSLNLGFNAAEEFNKRHGASSLILGKYLKNNLGNDFGKQVRDALYRKNPTTCDLIDAIVDVSRPQRDGKPLDSIITFNFDALIEESLSAANVKSRAIYTEAIKHDPNELPVYHVHGYLPRTGKIPSDNDIVFSEDAYHGQFIDPFSWSNLIQLNKLTHNTCLFVGISLTDPNMRRLLDVAWRKNPDKSVTHYILKKVPRFGSADDVLDDLARLLEEQDANALGINVIWVDSYDQIPTIIRSLR